A stretch of the Nicotiana tabacum cultivar K326 chromosome 6, ASM71507v2, whole genome shotgun sequence genome encodes the following:
- the LOC107816689 gene encoding uncharacterized protein LOC107816689, with amino-acid sequence MEKEILDYVLVPVGLLFMVAYHIWLLNRILKHPNRTVIGINSINRHFWVRAMMEDASKNGVLAVQTLRNNIMASTLLASTAIMLSSLIAVLMTGGSKGRSIGFHVYGDKSELCLSIKFFSILVCFMVAFLFNVQSIRYYSHASILINVPYKKLDCSRHIVTAEYVGRTVNRGSYFWSLGLRAFYFSFPLFLWIFGPIPMFLCCIFLVFMLYFLDGSSDFGWVAATDVDTHQTA; translated from the exons ATGGAGAAAGAAATTCTGGATTACGTCTTGGTACCAGTAGGGTTGCTATTTATGGTGGCTTATCACATATGGCTTCTTAATCGCATTCTTAAACACCCTAATCGTACTGTCATCGGCATTAATTCCATTAATCGTCACTTCTGGGTTCGTGCTATGATGGAG GACGCGTCGAAGAATGGGGTTCTAGCAGTACAAACGTTAAGGAACAACATAATGGCATCAACCCTTTTGGCATCTACAGCTATTATGCTTAGTTCTCTAATCGCCGTCTTAATGACTGGCGGAAGCAAAGGTCGTTCTATCGGATTTCATGTTTACGGCGATAAGAGCGAGCTTTGTTTATCAATTAAATTCTTCTCTATATTGGTATGTTTTATGGTTGCATTTTTGTTTAACGTGCAATCAATCAGGTATTATAGTCATGCTAGTATACTTATCAACGTACCTTACAAGAAGTTGGATTGTTCAAGACATATTGTGACGGCGGAATATGTAGGGAGGACAGTGAATAGAGGCAGCTATTTCTGGTCACTTGGACTGCGCGCTTTTTATTTTTCGTTTCCTCTATTTTTGTGGATCTTTGGCCCTATTCCTATGTTCCTCTGCTGTATTTTCCTGGTTTTTATGCTTTATTTCCTGGATGGTAGTTCAGATTTTGGGTGGGTTGCAGCAACTGATGTGGACACCCACCAGACTgcttag